In a single window of the Calditrichota bacterium genome:
- a CDS encoding PorV/PorQ family protein gives MKRVMIFLFIVVFVGALQVWSQDISRVGTAAGQFLKLGVGARTGALGEAAVTIPGEVTGLYWNPGTIATIDHTAMAFSRNELYADMSYNFIGVVQPLGGGNAIGVSAIFLNTGDMEITTLAHPEGTETYFNWQAYCFGLTYSRYVTDRLSLGGTIKYIREGAYHLQAHTIAIDLGSLLDTGILGMKMGMTLSNFGSDMRLEGPSLRVSHDRWPTRPGTLPVDAYLKTEKYPLPLMFRLGLSMELIGAQGQISSSETSRLFVAADVYDPNDALMRSNFGIEYAWKDMFYLRAGYRGLAVEKDEYKSYNTASYTFGGGLAYDLKFASFRVDYAFTDFQLLGSGHLFTLVLGF, from the coding sequence ATGAAAAGAGTCATGATATTTCTCTTCATCGTTGTCTTTGTCGGCGCATTGCAGGTCTGGTCGCAAGACATCAGCCGGGTTGGTACGGCAGCGGGACAATTTTTGAAATTGGGCGTGGGCGCTCGAACCGGCGCTCTCGGAGAAGCTGCGGTCACTATCCCCGGCGAGGTCACCGGTTTGTACTGGAACCCGGGAACGATCGCGACAATCGATCACACGGCAATGGCTTTTTCCAGAAATGAGCTTTACGCCGACATGTCGTATAATTTTATCGGCGTTGTTCAGCCATTGGGCGGAGGCAATGCAATCGGAGTAAGTGCAATTTTTCTCAATACCGGCGATATGGAAATTACCACGCTGGCGCATCCGGAAGGTACTGAGACTTATTTTAATTGGCAAGCTTATTGCTTCGGTTTGACTTACAGCCGCTACGTGACTGATCGTTTGAGTCTCGGCGGAACGATTAAATACATTCGCGAAGGAGCTTATCATCTGCAAGCTCATACTATTGCCATCGATTTGGGATCGTTATTGGATACTGGCATTTTGGGAATGAAAATGGGAATGACGCTGAGCAATTTCGGAAGCGACATGCGTCTGGAAGGTCCGAGTCTCAGAGTGTCCCACGACCGCTGGCCCACTAGGCCCGGAACGCTGCCCGTAGATGCGTATTTAAAGACGGAAAAGTATCCACTGCCGCTGATGTTTCGCCTGGGATTGTCAATGGAACTCATCGGCGCACAGGGACAAATCAGTTCCAGCGAGACCAGCCGCTTGTTCGTAGCCGCGGACGTCTATGATCCGAATGACGCTTTAATGCGATCCAATTTCGGGATTGAATATGCGTGGAAGGACATGTTCTATCTCCGCGCCGGATATCGCGGCTTGGCGGTTGAAAAGGATGAATACAAATCCTACAACACCGCCAGCTATACTTTCGGCGGCGGTCTGGCGTACGATTTGAAGTTCGCCAGCTTTCGCGTTGACTACGCATTCACTGATTTCCAATTGCTGGGATCCGGGCACTTGTTCACATTGGTGTTGGGATTTTAA
- the ugpC gene encoding sn-glycerol-3-phosphate ABC transporter ATP-binding protein UgpC: MAQVKLEHVSKIFDKNVLAVNDVNVEVHDKEFMVLVGPSGCGKSTTLRMIAGLEDVSKGKIYIGNRAVNDVPPKDRDIAMVFQNYALYPHMTVFQNMAFGLKLRKFPKNEIEGRVREAAEILEITELLARKPKALSGGQRQRVAVGRAIVRKPKVFLFDEPLSNLDAKLRVQMRTEISKLHNRLETTMIYVTHDQMEAMTMGDRIVVMKDGIVHQIDTPLNLYDLPVNKFVAGFIGSPAMNFLSGTLRRHNGLIFDEGNIQLAIPEIYRDKLANFIDKEIILGIRPEDINDAHFAELIKYPAPVETLLEVIEPMGNEFFLYLNTGNHQLIARINEKNELAVGKNAKLVFKMEKAHFFDPETEKRL; the protein is encoded by the coding sequence ATGGCTCAGGTCAAATTAGAGCATGTCAGCAAAATTTTTGACAAGAATGTTCTCGCGGTGAACGATGTAAACGTTGAAGTTCACGATAAGGAATTTATGGTTTTGGTTGGCCCGTCCGGCTGCGGCAAATCGACAACGTTGCGGATGATTGCCGGTTTGGAAGATGTGAGCAAAGGGAAAATTTACATCGGAAATCGCGCGGTAAACGATGTTCCGCCCAAGGATCGGGATATTGCAATGGTGTTTCAAAATTACGCGCTGTACCCGCACATGACCGTATTTCAGAACATGGCGTTTGGCCTCAAATTGAGGAAATTTCCGAAAAATGAGATTGAAGGACGAGTGCGCGAAGCGGCTGAAATTTTGGAAATAACTGAATTGTTAGCTCGAAAGCCCAAAGCGCTTTCCGGCGGGCAAAGGCAGCGAGTGGCGGTCGGCCGGGCGATTGTTCGCAAACCCAAAGTTTTTTTGTTTGACGAGCCTCTTTCCAACCTCGACGCCAAACTCCGCGTTCAGATGCGAACGGAAATTTCCAAATTGCACAATCGGTTGGAAACGACGATGATTTACGTGACCCACGATCAGATGGAAGCGATGACTATGGGCGACCGGATTGTTGTCATGAAGGACGGAATCGTTCATCAGATAGACACGCCGCTGAATTTGTACGATCTTCCGGTCAATAAATTTGTCGCTGGTTTTATCGGCAGTCCTGCGATGAATTTTTTGTCGGGAACTTTAAGACGCCACAATGGTTTGATTTTCGACGAAGGGAACATTCAATTAGCTATCCCGGAAATTTATCGGGACAAATTAGCTAATTTTATCGACAAAGAAATCATTCTTGGTATTCGCCCCGAGGACATCAACGACGCTCACTTCGCCGAACTTATAAAATATCCCGCTCCGGTAGAAACTTTGCTGGAGGTCATCGAGCCGATGGGGAATGAATTTTTCCTTTACTTAAATACAGGAAATCACCAACTCATCGCCAGAATTAATGAAAAAAACGAACTGGCTGTGGGTAAGAATGCCAAACTTGTTTTTAAGATGGAAAAGGCGCATTTTTTTGACCCGGAGACGGAGAAAAGACTATAA
- a CDS encoding bifunctional folylpolyglutamate synthase/dihydrofolate synthase — translation MRISVEKTMNYAQAVDYLFSLTSLGWKLGLNKIRSLLKELDNPHEKYRVIHVGGTNGKGSTSSMLASILQQSGYRTGLFTSPHLIRVGERIKIDGLPISREDLVFYIEKLKPLFTKYKCTFFEALTAIGFTYFADQKVEVAVIEVGLGGRLDATNVVNPLLSIITNVNFDHMKQLGYDRKSIAREKAGIIKENSICITNNKYQSVARVFAEAGLRKNTKLISLSELMRVNNAVYGEEETVFDLAINGSFFPRLRLSLLGPHQVENAALAVTAAKILQERFLPLKNDDIYAGLAQVNWPGRLQLISKKPRLLADVAHNPDGARALAKSVQKIFHYRRLYLLMGVMRDKEYEKMIKRLAPMVHCFIAVSPDYYRSLVAKKLAQSARKYCRQVKSFGQVFQGIDYALKQAKEDDLIVCTGSHFTIGEVLQYFE, via the coding sequence ATGCGAATAAGCGTCGAAAAAACAATGAATTACGCTCAAGCCGTTGACTATCTTTTTAGCCTGACGAGTCTCGGATGGAAATTGGGACTGAACAAAATAAGATCTCTTTTGAAAGAACTCGATAATCCCCATGAAAAATATCGTGTGATTCATGTCGGCGGCACAAACGGCAAAGGGTCCACCTCCAGTATGTTGGCTTCTATTTTACAGCAATCTGGTTATCGCACCGGTTTGTTTACGTCGCCGCATCTGATTCGCGTGGGTGAGCGAATTAAGATTGATGGACTACCGATTTCCAGGGAAGACCTTGTTTTTTATATTGAAAAATTAAAGCCCCTGTTCACAAAATACAAGTGCACTTTTTTTGAGGCGTTGACGGCCATCGGATTTACCTATTTTGCAGATCAAAAAGTTGAAGTGGCAGTGATTGAAGTCGGCCTCGGCGGGAGGTTGGATGCGACCAATGTGGTAAATCCGCTGCTGAGCATCATCACCAATGTTAATTTTGACCACATGAAACAATTGGGCTACGACCGAAAAAGCATTGCGCGCGAAAAAGCCGGCATCATCAAAGAAAATTCCATTTGCATCACCAACAACAAATACCAGAGTGTGGCGCGAGTGTTTGCAGAAGCGGGTCTGCGAAAAAATACGAAATTGATTTCTTTGAGTGAACTTATGCGCGTAAATAACGCTGTTTACGGAGAAGAAGAAACTGTCTTTGATCTGGCAATAAACGGTTCATTTTTTCCGAGATTGAGATTGTCGCTCTTAGGTCCCCATCAGGTGGAGAACGCGGCGCTGGCAGTGACGGCAGCAAAGATTTTGCAGGAACGATTTTTGCCTTTGAAAAACGATGATATTTATGCCGGTCTGGCGCAAGTGAATTGGCCTGGTCGGTTGCAACTTATCTCGAAAAAGCCGCGCCTGTTAGCCGATGTCGCGCACAACCCGGATGGCGCGCGGGCTCTTGCCAAATCCGTTCAGAAAATATTTCATTATCGCCGTTTGTATCTTTTGATGGGGGTCATGCGCGACAAGGAATATGAAAAGATGATAAAACGGTTGGCGCCGATGGTGCATTGTTTTATCGCGGTGAGCCCGGATTATTACCGTAGTCTGGTGGCGAAAAAGCTTGCCCAATCCGCGCGGAAATATTGTCGGCAGGTAAAAAGTTTTGGTCAAGTTTTCCAAGGCATAGATTATGCATTGAAGCAAGCAAAGGAGGATGATTTAATAGTTTGCACCGGGTCGCATTTTACTATCGGCGAAGTCTTGCAGTATTTTGAGTAA